A single Marinitoga aeolica DNA region contains:
- a CDS encoding N-acetylmuramoyl-L-alanine amidase family protein, with translation MKKKITLMILALLVSFVFSKDLFLQWKKVDKNNYIEKNKKVFLNISYLEKLGYNIMGTSENLFIIKFDDTWSAVVFPKAGIAIINSSESVALDFDDFIFQNKTYFVKVSVLAKLANLEYFENSKGYYLNYKLAKLKSIDGFLVNDKLRVIMEFSSQPEKYEVYPLTSVPGYLIKVHGVEIPEVSFSKEFNNKFLSRIKAMQHSQKEIWVTIILGAEAKKYTKIEENGRIILDIEMTEDFTKPVVVLDPGHGDFDPGTMGYLGTKEKDMALKVALKTKELLKKNKNIRVYLTRDTDKFIELYNRAKIANDLHADLFVSIHLNSYLENRSIRGSEIYYFAFSDDKYARKIARKENLDMNDNKDIIESRVVEKKNSIPESKKMAELLKKHVKENKIPFRSIKAAEFAVLAYTKCPAVLFELEFLSNPTVEVNFMSGKYVDLFAKIIANSILEYFNIK, from the coding sequence ATGAAAAAGAAAATAACTTTAATGATTTTAGCATTATTAGTATCTTTTGTATTTTCTAAAGACCTTTTTCTTCAATGGAAAAAAGTTGATAAAAATAACTATATTGAGAAAAACAAAAAAGTTTTTCTCAATATTTCTTATTTGGAAAAGCTTGGCTATAATATTATGGGAACTTCAGAAAATCTGTTTATTATCAAATTTGATGATACATGGTCTGCTGTTGTTTTCCCAAAAGCTGGAATTGCCATTATTAATTCATCAGAAAGTGTAGCTTTGGATTTTGATGATTTTATTTTTCAAAATAAAACATATTTTGTAAAGGTGAGTGTTCTTGCAAAGTTGGCAAATCTTGAATACTTTGAAAATTCCAAAGGATATTATTTGAATTATAAACTTGCAAAATTAAAAAGTATAGACGGTTTTTTGGTAAATGATAAACTCAGAGTTATAATGGAATTTTCTTCGCAACCAGAAAAATATGAAGTTTATCCTTTAACTTCTGTTCCCGGGTATTTAATTAAGGTTCATGGAGTAGAAATACCTGAAGTTTCATTTTCTAAGGAATTCAATAATAAATTTTTGAGCCGAATTAAGGCTATGCAGCATTCACAAAAAGAAATATGGGTGACTATAATCCTTGGTGCTGAAGCAAAAAAATATACAAAAATAGAAGAAAATGGAAGAATTATTCTTGACATAGAAATGACTGAGGACTTTACCAAACCAGTAGTGGTTCTCGATCCTGGACATGGAGATTTTGATCCTGGAACAATGGGATATCTTGGGACAAAAGAAAAAGACATGGCATTGAAGGTTGCTTTAAAAACTAAAGAATTATTAAAGAAGAATAAAAATATAAGGGTATATTTGACAAGAGATACGGATAAATTTATTGAATTATATAATAGAGCAAAAATAGCAAATGATTTACATGCAGATTTGTTTGTTAGTATTCATTTGAATTCTTATCTTGAAAATAGAAGTATTAGAGGATCGGAAATATATTATTTTGCATTTTCTGATGACAAATATGCAAGGAAGATAGCCAGAAAAGAAAACTTAGATATGAATGATAATAAGGATATTATAGAATCAAGGGTTGTTGAAAAGAAGAATTCTATACCAGAAAGTAAAAAAATGGCTGAACTTTTAAAAAAACATGTAAAAGAAAATAAAATTCCTTTTAGGTCTATTAAAGCCGCAGAATTTGCAGTTTTAGCTTATACAAAATGTCCAGCTGTTCTTTTTGAACTTGAGTTTTTATCTAATCCTACAGTTGAGGTTAATTTTATGTCAGGGAAATATGTTGATCTTTTTGCAAAGATAATTGCAAATTCTATATTAGAGTATTTTAATATAAAATAA
- a CDS encoding 2-oxoacid:ferredoxin oxidoreductase subunit beta, with protein MPNQKYFEYVRKDRLPNVWCPGCGNGIIMKSFIEAAYNLKLDKNKVAVVSGIGCSSRVTGYLDFNTLHTLHGRAIPFATGVKLARPDLEVVVMGGDGDMLAIGGNHFIHACRRNMDMTVILFNNTIYGMTGGQYSPTTPHEAIASTAPYGNLENNFDPVKMAISSGATYVARSTVYHYTQSVKYIENAIKHKGMSVVEILSNCHTYFGRYNGMSKPAQFMEYFKKNVVTLSKAKNMPHEELEGKIVIGEFYNNESKKTYLELYEELSRELGGVAK; from the coding sequence ATGCCTAATCAAAAGTATTTTGAATATGTAAGAAAAGACAGACTACCAAATGTTTGGTGTCCAGGTTGTGGTAATGGTATTATAATGAAATCATTTATTGAAGCAGCATATAACCTTAAATTAGATAAAAATAAGGTTGCTGTAGTTTCTGGTATAGGATGTTCTTCCAGGGTTACAGGATATCTTGATTTTAACACATTGCATACTTTGCATGGAAGAGCAATTCCTTTTGCAACTGGTGTTAAGTTAGCAAGGCCGGATTTAGAAGTTGTTGTCATGGGTGGAGATGGCGATATGTTGGCCATAGGTGGTAATCACTTTATCCACGCATGTAGAAGAAATATGGATATGACAGTAATATTATTTAATAATACAATTTATGGTATGACTGGTGGGCAATACTCACCAACTACACCACATGAGGCTATTGCTTCAACAGCACCATATGGTAATTTAGAAAATAATTTTGATCCTGTGAAAATGGCAATATCTTCTGGAGCTACTTATGTTGCAAGAAGTACAGTGTATCATTATACACAAAGTGTAAAATATATAGAAAATGCTATTAAACACAAAGGAATGTCCGTTGTTGAAATATTGTCTAATTGTCATACATATTTCGGTAGATATAATGGTATGAGTAAACCTGCTCAATTTATGGAATATTTTAAGAAAAATGTAGTTACATTATCAAAAGCAAAAAATATGCCACACGAGGAATTAGAAGGCAAGATTGTAATAGGCGAATTCTATAATAATGAAAGCAAAAAGACATATCTTGAACTATATGAAGAATTATCCAGAGAATTAGGTGGTGTTGCAAAATGA
- a CDS encoding diacylglycerol kinase family protein, whose amino-acid sequence MKKFSRSFSFAIKGLFEVFRSQRNFKIQTVFALTAFILAFTLNLDEGQILWITLSVSIVLILETVNTLIEKMMDLIHPHYNPVVGVIKDLGAAAVLIAATFSIVVAVVIFGGKVFNWPPKYGIIIGIAFIIFIMMGSLFKGREKNGR is encoded by the coding sequence ATGAAAAAATTTTCGAGAAGTTTTTCTTTTGCAATAAAAGGACTTTTTGAAGTTTTTAGGTCACAGAGAAATTTTAAGATTCAAACGGTATTTGCTTTAACAGCATTTATCCTGGCTTTTACATTAAACCTTGATGAAGGACAAATATTATGGATAACCCTTTCGGTTTCAATAGTGTTGATACTTGAAACGGTTAATACATTAATTGAAAAAATGATGGATTTGATACATCCTCATTATAATCCAGTTGTAGGTGTAATAAAAGATTTAGGAGCTGCTGCGGTTTTAATCGCAGCAACTTTTTCTATTGTGGTTGCAGTGGTGATATTTGGGGGTAAGGTTTTTAATTGGCCACCTAAGTATGGTATAATTATAGGTATAGCGTTTATTATTTTTATTATGATGGGAAGTCTCTTTAAAGGGAGGGAAAAAAATGGCCGATGA
- a CDS encoding M23 family metallopeptidase — translation MKTRLILLFLFFPLLIFSIKTYTYTIQSGDSLEKIAFKLNIPLSIIIDYNPEYAYRKYIYAGEKLIIPEKPVYVYSVKSGDSLSYIAKTFFSDASLIAEYNNIQNPNLLYIGQKLEIPYEYIGLSFNRNVAVSWPVWGELTSLYGWRIHPIYHDRRFHSGIDIALSEGLPILSAVTGKVVEVKKDRGYGIYVKIKAGSHYYIFAHMSKALAVPGEIVKKGELIGRVGSTGISTGPHVHFEVRTLADKSVDPMGLLPGFKYAHVPIEKHYMGGN, via the coding sequence ATGAAAACACGGTTGATTTTATTATTTTTATTTTTTCCATTATTAATCTTTTCTATAAAAACATATACTTATACCATTCAAAGTGGTGACTCTTTGGAAAAGATTGCGTTCAAGCTCAATATACCATTATCTATTATTATTGATTATAATCCTGAATATGCATACAGAAAATATATATATGCTGGAGAAAAATTAATTATACCAGAAAAGCCAGTATATGTATATAGTGTTAAATCTGGAGATAGTTTGAGTTATATAGCTAAAACGTTTTTTTCAGATGCGAGTTTAATAGCGGAATATAATAATATACAAAATCCAAATTTGTTATATATAGGACAAAAATTGGAAATTCCATATGAATATATAGGATTGAGTTTTAATAGAAATGTTGCTGTTTCGTGGCCAGTATGGGGAGAATTAACTTCATTATATGGTTGGAGAATACATCCAATATATCATGACAGAAGGTTTCATTCTGGAATTGATATTGCTTTAAGTGAAGGATTACCAATTTTATCTGCTGTTACGGGGAAAGTTGTTGAAGTGAAAAAAGATAGAGGGTATGGTATATATGTAAAAATTAAAGCTGGCAGTCATTATTATATTTTTGCTCATATGTCAAAAGCATTGGCTGTTCCTGGAGAGATAGTAAAAAAGGGTGAATTAATTGGTAGAGTTGGTTCTACAGGTATATCCACAGGTCCCCATGTTCATTTTGAAGTGAGAACACTGGCTGATAAATCAGTAGACCCAATGGGATTATTACCTGGGTTTAAATATGCACATGTTCCAATAGAAAAACATTATATGGGTGGTAATTGA
- a CDS encoding protein-glutamate methylesterase/protein-glutamine glutaminase — MADDVIKVLIVDDSGFMRMVLKDIIEKQSDMKVIGIAKTGLEGVEKAIELKPDVITMDVEMPELNGLEAVKLIMKKNPTPIIMVSSLTSKDSEITIEALENGAVDFIQKPAGSVSWTFRSVADELLEKIRSASKVDPTKLTRKVTIRPKKPRITSLLRGKKIVLIASSTGGPRSLDAIIPNLPKGINVPVVVVQHMPPGFTKSLADRLNRISELTVKEAEDNEELKPDTVYIAPGNYHLGLKANGSRVYTYLDKSDKINNVRPAADFTFNDAAEIYKGNIVAAVLTGMGKDGAKGAFKIKHYGGKIIAESPKTCVVYGMPKAVVEENYADFILPNYDIAEKIVELLGGK, encoded by the coding sequence ATGGCCGATGATGTAATAAAAGTTTTGATAGTAGACGATTCAGGATTTATGAGGATGGTTTTAAAGGATATTATAGAAAAACAATCTGATATGAAGGTTATTGGAATTGCTAAAACAGGCCTTGAAGGTGTGGAAAAAGCCATAGAATTAAAACCAGATGTTATAACTATGGATGTTGAAATGCCGGAATTAAATGGTCTTGAAGCTGTAAAGCTTATAATGAAAAAGAATCCTACGCCTATTATTATGGTAAGTAGCTTAACATCAAAGGATTCTGAAATAACAATAGAAGCTCTTGAAAATGGTGCAGTTGACTTTATACAAAAACCAGCTGGTAGCGTGTCATGGACATTCAGGTCTGTAGCAGATGAATTATTAGAAAAGATAAGAAGCGCTTCTAAAGTTGACCCTACGAAATTAACTAGAAAAGTAACAATCAGACCCAAGAAACCAAGAATTACTTCCCTTTTAAGAGGAAAAAAGATAGTATTGATTGCTTCATCTACAGGTGGCCCAAGGTCATTAGATGCTATTATACCTAATTTACCTAAAGGTATTAATGTTCCAGTTGTTGTAGTTCAACATATGCCTCCGGGATTTACAAAATCACTTGCAGATAGATTAAATAGAATTTCTGAATTAACGGTAAAAGAGGCGGAGGATAATGAAGAACTTAAACCTGATACAGTATATATTGCACCGGGTAATTATCATTTAGGATTAAAGGCTAATGGTTCGAGGGTTTATACATATCTGGATAAGTCAGACAAGATAAATAATGTAAGACCCGCTGCTGATTTCACCTTTAATGATGCAGCAGAAATATATAAGGGAAATATAGTTGCTGCTGTTTTAACTGGTATGGGAAAAGATGGGGCAAAAGGAGCATTTAAAATAAAACATTATGGTGGGAAGATTATAGCAGAATCTCCAAAAACATGTGTTGTATATGGTATGCCCAAAGCAGTGGTTGAAGAAAACTATGCAGATTTTATCCTTCCAAACTATGATATAGCAGAAAAAATAGTTGAATTGTTAGGAGGAAAGTGA
- the gatB gene encoding Asp-tRNA(Asn)/Glu-tRNA(Gln) amidotransferase subunit GatB — protein MKYKTTIGLEIHTQLLTKTKAFCSCSANAFESEPNTNICPVCTGQPGALPVFNEEALNLGIKAAIALNAEINEYSRFDRKNYFYPDLPKGYQITQYFYPLANNGYIEIDGKKIRIQRMHLEEDSGKMFHEGEDLENASYSYVDYNRSGIPLIEIVTEPDIESPEEARNFMEKLRNILRYAGISSGDMEKGALRCDANISITDTEKNIQSNRVEIKNINSFKFVEKALEYERNRIIEAMEKGENIPKETRGWNFSTRSTFSMRSKEEEADYRYFPEPDIPPVIVTQEKIEEIRKTMPEMIDEKAKRFVEQYKIKAYDAEILAGDKELANYFEKAAKVVKNPQFVSNLIITDLMREMNKNNIELKDVKIKPEHYKELEELIDSGKISTKIAKDVFVEMFENGKMPSEIVKEKGLEQIDDDSVIEEIVRKIIESNQKQYQQYKNGKTKLFGFFVGQVMKETKGKANPQKANQIVKKLLDE, from the coding sequence ATGAAATATAAAACAACAATTGGCCTTGAAATACACACTCAACTACTAACAAAAACCAAAGCATTTTGTTCCTGTTCTGCAAACGCTTTTGAAAGCGAACCAAACACAAATATCTGTCCTGTATGTACAGGACAACCTGGTGCATTGCCAGTATTCAATGAAGAAGCATTAAATTTAGGAATAAAAGCAGCCATTGCTTTAAATGCAGAAATCAATGAATATTCAAGGTTTGATAGAAAAAATTATTTCTATCCTGACCTTCCTAAAGGTTATCAAATTACACAATATTTTTATCCTTTGGCAAATAATGGATATATAGAAATAGATGGAAAAAAAATAAGAATACAAAGAATGCATTTAGAAGAAGACTCTGGAAAAATGTTCCACGAAGGGGAAGACCTGGAAAATGCTTCATATAGTTATGTTGATTATAACAGAAGTGGTATACCTCTAATAGAAATAGTTACAGAACCAGATATAGAATCACCAGAAGAAGCAAGAAATTTCATGGAAAAATTAAGAAATATATTGAGATATGCCGGTATATCATCGGGGGATATGGAAAAAGGCGCTTTAAGATGTGATGCTAATATCTCTATAACAGATACAGAAAAAAATATACAAAGCAACAGAGTGGAAATCAAAAATATAAACTCATTTAAATTCGTAGAAAAAGCTCTCGAATACGAAAGAAATAGAATAATTGAAGCAATGGAAAAAGGGGAAAATATTCCAAAAGAAACAAGAGGCTGGAACTTCTCAACAAGATCAACATTCTCAATGAGATCAAAAGAAGAAGAAGCTGATTATAGATATTTCCCTGAACCAGACATACCACCAGTTATTGTTACCCAAGAAAAAATTGAAGAAATTAGAAAAACTATGCCAGAAATGATAGATGAAAAAGCTAAAAGATTTGTTGAACAATACAAAATAAAAGCATATGATGCAGAAATTTTAGCAGGCGATAAAGAATTAGCTAATTATTTTGAAAAAGCTGCAAAAGTGGTTAAGAACCCACAATTTGTAAGTAATTTAATTATTACCGATTTAATGAGAGAAATGAATAAAAATAATATAGAATTAAAAGATGTAAAAATAAAACCAGAACATTATAAAGAATTAGAAGAATTAATAGATTCCGGAAAAATATCAACAAAAATAGCAAAAGATGTATTTGTAGAAATGTTTGAAAATGGAAAAATGCCATCAGAAATTGTTAAAGAAAAGGGATTAGAACAAATTGATGATGATTCTGTAATAGAAGAAATTGTAAGAAAAATTATTGAAAGCAATCAAAAACAATATCAACAATATAAAAATGGTAAAACAAAATTATTTGGTTTCTTTGTTGGTCAGGTTATGAAAGAAACAAAAGGAAAAGCTAATCCGCAAAAAGCTAATCAAATAGTTAAAAAATTATTAGATGAATAA
- a CDS encoding 2-oxoacid:acceptor oxidoreductase family protein has translation MNLKEPRSIRISGMGGQGNILMGLILAESLVSEGYWVVQSQHYGAQVRGGLSFCDVLYSDEVIDYPKAEAFDVLYIMNDIAFPHLSMVKNNGIVFYDSSYIKALPQTVSRITKKIVAIPASKLAYEELGNTNVANMIGLGAIAKNCEIVKLDTLIKVMKKRVNPRFFEIDEKALKIGYNYTNKKYEIKTNEKNGRGL, from the coding sequence ATGAATTTAAAGGAACCAAGAAGTATCAGAATTAGTGGTATGGGTGGTCAGGGAAACATACTTATGGGGCTTATTCTTGCAGAATCTCTTGTGAGCGAAGGTTATTGGGTTGTACAGTCACAGCATTATGGGGCTCAAGTTAGAGGTGGATTGTCTTTTTGTGATGTGTTATATTCAGACGAGGTTATTGATTATCCAAAAGCAGAAGCTTTTGATGTTTTATATATTATGAATGATATAGCATTTCCACATTTGTCAATGGTAAAAAACAATGGAATAGTTTTCTATGATAGCTCATATATAAAAGCATTGCCACAAACAGTTTCAAGAATTACAAAAAAGATAGTTGCAATACCAGCATCAAAATTAGCATATGAAGAACTAGGAAATACCAATGTAGCTAATATGATAGGACTTGGAGCTATTGCAAAAAATTGTGAAATAGTGAAATTGGATACATTGATTAAAGTAATGAAAAAACGGGTTAATCCAAGATTTTTTGAAATAGATGAAAAAGCTTTAAAAATAGGGTATAACTATACAAATAAGAAGTATGAAATAAAAACAAATGAAAAAAATGGAAGAGGATTGTGA